From a region of the Castanea sativa cultivar Marrone di Chiusa Pesio chromosome 10, ASM4071231v1 genome:
- the LOC142614314 gene encoding basic leucine zipper 9, with translation MEQNLAEHAAATLCSNLKRSESELALAEFIRSPTTETRDRDTAYPFSEELDVIFGDGDLGFPFKHRDIITLFSSCGGLTETLLGSQHLTFKQSNNAATMDAQSSICESVICQVSSPTSDNKPNVGDNQARGTTSGSSHDQSDDEDAEFDVGPYEQSTDPTDIKRIRRMVSNRESARRSRKRKQAHLQELELQVEQLKGENASLYKQLTDATQQYRVSDTNNRVLKSDVEALRAKVKLAEDMVTRGSVNSTLIQLLQSHLGTLQPLNTQNLRRVPNVSPTITVTVHGDDASYAGMTVSGQNPGIGLGHTNINNSNMKTGIMSNPMINGDTLF, from the exons ATGGAGCAAAACCTGGCAGAGCATGCAGCGGCAACTTTGTGCTCAAACCTGAAACGAAGCGAGTCCGAGTTGGCTCTTGCAGAGTTTATAAGGAGCCCCACGACCGAAACCCGAGACAGAGACACAGCTTATCCTTTCTCTGAAGAACTCGATGTCATTTTCGGTGATGGTGATCTTGGCTTTCCTTTCAAACATCGg GACATAATAACTTTATTTTCAAGTTGTGGTGGACTAACTGAAACACTTCTAGGTTCTCAACATCTCACTTTCAAGCAATCCAACAATGCAGCAACCATGGACGCCCAGTCATCAATTTGTG AATCTGTAATCTGTCAAGTTAGCAGTCCAACCTCGGATAATAAACCAAATGTTGGTGATAATCAGGCAAGAGGAACTACCAGTGGTTCCTCGCATGATCAATCAGATGATGAAGATGCTGAGTTTGACGTTGGTCCATATGAGCAGAGCACAGACCCCACTGATATAAAACGCATCAGAAG GATGGTTTCTAACAGGGAGTCTGCTAGGcgatcaagaaaaagaaaacaagcacATCTACAAGAGCTTGAGCTGCAG GTTGAACAGCTCAAAGGAGAAAATGCGTCTCTATACAAGCAGCTCACAGATGCTACTCAACAGTATCGTGTTTCTGATACAAACAATCGAGTCCTAAAATCAGATGTGGAAGCTTTGAGAGCCAAG GTCAAGTTAGCTGAAGATATGGTTACTCGAGGCTCCGTAAACTCTACTTTGATTCAGCTTCTTCAAAGTCATTTAGGTACACTGCAACCTCTTAATACCCAGAATCTGCGTCGGGTTCCAAATGTCTCGCCTACCATCACAGTCACCGTCCATGGCGATGATGCCTCATATGCTGGAATGACAGTTTCTGGGCAGAATCCAGGCATTGGACTTGGACACACCAATATTAATAATAGCAATATGAAAACTGGAATCATGAGTAATCCTATGATAAATGGAGATACTTTATTTTAA
- the LOC142613006 gene encoding putative calcium-binding protein CML43, which translates to MGFTGVCIRLIGDMLHAFGNPKPSSAAHLDEDHSTCKPQNACKVDDTMVRALITVFGMENNGRIKKENARRVVEKLGLTYSSEEDKSSFELPGEQDGVGLEDDEVPVEEVLGGLEDMSKRNELLHEAFKIFDEDGNGFIEAVELKRVLDCLGLDCGWDMGEIEKMVKAVDLNFDGKVDFGEFELMMK; encoded by the coding sequence atgggcttcACTGGGGTATGCATAAGATTAATTGGAGACATGTTGCATGCATTTGGAAACCCAAAACCAAGCTCAGCAGCTCATCTTGATGAAGACCATTCTACATGCAAGCCACAAAATGCTTGCAAAGTTGATGACACAATGGTTAGAGCTCTAATCACTGTGTTTGGCATGGAAAACAACGGAAGAATCAAGAAGGAAAATGCACGTCGAGTAGTGGAGAAGCTTGGTTTAACATATAGTTCTGAAGAAGACAAGTCTAGCTTTGAGTTACCAGGTGAGCAAGATGGTGTTGGCCTAGAAGATGATGAAGTGCCTGTAGAGGAGGTGCTTGGTGGATTGGAGGACATGTCAAAGCGCAATGAGCTACTACATGAAGCCTTCAAAATCTTTGACGAGGATGGTAATGGATTTATAGAGGCAGTGGAGTTGAAGAGGGTGCTGGATTGCTTGGGATTGGACTGTGGGTGGGATATGGGTGAGATTGAGAAGATGGTAAAGGCTGTGGATTTGAACTTCGATGGGAAGGTTGATTTCGGTGAGTTTGAGTTAATGATGAAGTAA